A genomic window from Punica granatum isolate Tunisia-2019 chromosome 2, ASM765513v2, whole genome shotgun sequence includes:
- the LOC116197706 gene encoding inactive TPR repeat-containing thioredoxin TTL3-like isoform X2, with protein MSTVTAKQTEDAAVDSLAARFDDSLVCEPNKPDYRELDLGSPVSPLMIRNTASNGGATASSSSCSSSGSVTGKASLPRRPGTLTKHLSGELSDMSEIQSPSRRGHRRSVSAGAPLIYSSKPSAKTNTAGPPKPNSNVHLSGNICPSGKILKPNLASMYGCRSTMLGSGTGNYGHGSVIRRAAERANGTLVGDNGESIFKQGMASTDPEEVKEAGNQLHRRGSFDEALALYDRAISILPENSLLRGNRAATLTALGRLPEAVRECEEAVRLNPGYRRARQRLASLYLRLGQVENARFHLNYPGQQIDPSDLQKLHLIDKHIKSCTDARKMGDWKTAMREADAAIAVGADSSPQLVACKAEALLKFHRLQDADTTLSSILKIEQSLPPCSQTRFSGMLAEAYVLYVRSRVEMALGRFEDAIAAAEKASMIDKNSVDITIMLSNVKAVAKARARGNDLFSSGRYVEACLAYGEGLKFDSYNSVLYCNRAVCWSKLEQWEKSIEDCNQALYIQPNYTKALLRRAVSNGKLGRWAEAVKDYEVLRRELPGDNDVIESLRRAQVALKAVGGVHSANNGM; from the exons ATGTCTACTGTTACGGCGAAGCAGACCGAGGATGCGGCCGTTGATTCTCTTGCTGCTCGGTTCGATGACTCGCTCGTTTGCGAGCCCAACAAGCCGGACTACCGGGAACTCGATCTCGGGTCCCCGGTCTCGCCTCTTATGATCCGGAACACCGCCAGCAATGGCGGCGCCACCGCCTCGAGCAGCAGCTGTTCTAGCTCCGGTTCTGTCACCGGGAAAGCCAGCCTGCCCAGGAGACCCGGCACCCTGACGAAGCATCTCTCCGGGGAGCTGTCGGATATGTCGGAGATCCAATCCCCGTCGAGGCGGGGCCACCGGAGATCTGTCTCCGCTGGGGCGCCGTTGATCTATTCCAGCAAACCTTCCGCTAAAACCAATACCGCTGGACCCCCAAAACCTAATTCAAACGTGCACCTGAGCGGCAACATCTGCCCCTCTGGGAAGATCTTGAAGCCGAACCTCGCAAGCATGTACGGCTGCCGGTCCACGATGTTGGGATCGGGAACAGGGAATTATGGGCATGGGAGTGTAATTCGGAGGGCTGCAGAGCGAGCGAATGGTACCTTGGTTGGGGACAATGGGGAGTCGATCTTCAAGCAGGGGATGGCGAGTACTGATCCCGAGGAGGTGAAGGAAGCAGGCAACCAACTGCACCGGAGAGGTAGTTTTGATGAGGCATTGGCATTGTATGACCGAGCTATTTCGATTTTGCCGGAAAATTCGCTGTTAAGGGGCAACAGGGCTGCGACATTAACGGCTCTCGGGAGGTTGCCAGAGGCCGTGAGGGAATGCGAGGAGGCAGTTAGGTTGAATCCGGGCTACAGGCGCGCACGGCAGAGATTGGCTTCTCTCTATCTCAG GCTGGGGCAGGTCGAAAATGCGCGGTTCCACCTCAATTATCCTGGGCAACAAATTGACCCTAGTGACCTGCAGAAGCTACACTTGATTGACAAGCACATCAAGAGTTGCACGGATGCCCGAAAAATGGGAGACTGGAAGACTGCAATGAGGGAGGCCGATGCAGCTATTGCTGTCGGAGCAGATTCTTCTCCTCAG CTGGTTGCCTGTAAGGCGGAGGCATTGTTAAAGTTCCACAGGCTTCAAGATGCTGACACGACCCTATCGAGCATCCTGAAGATTGAACAGAGTTTGCCTCCCTGTTCACAAACAAGGTTCTCTGGCATGCTGGCAGAAGCTTACGTGCTGTATGTCCGGTCCCGGGTGGAGATGGCTTTGGGGAG GTTTGAGGATGCAATTGCAGCAGCAGAGAAAGCTAGCATGATTGATAAAAATAGTGTTGATATTACGATCATGTTGAGCAATGTAAAAGCGGTGGCAAAAGCTCGTGCTCGCGGGAATGATCTATTTAGCTCTGGTCGATATGTTGAGGCTTGCTTGGCCTATGGGGAAGGACTCAAATTTGACAGCTACAATTCAGTCCTGTACTGCAATAGAGCTGTTTGTTGGTCGAAGCTCGAACAGTGGGAGAAGTCTATTGAGGACTGCAACCAAGCTCTGTATATTCAGCCAAATTATACCAAGGCACTTCTTCGAAGGGCCGTCTCAAATGGAAAG CTTGGGCGGTGGGCAGAAGCGGTGAAAGACTATGAAGTTTTACGTAGAGAACTTCCTGGAGACAATGATGTCATTGAATCTCTGCGTCGTGCTCAAGTTGCATTGAAGGCAGTAGGGGGAGTTCATAGCGCGAACAATGGCATGTAG
- the LOC116194504 gene encoding uncharacterized protein LOC116194504 → MKWTRTISLEDYVDVLHCDWQADLTISCLNQIVSMHGFRKIIRGKALKKVLVDALKTIDLIDPSRSTVKEYVSPHAFLELEEVIADLNALNWHECHTTSMKTICKENPPATKDDAGLQLKALKWKGNNKIKGKRKENRKGDDSLISAGDDRLISAGDYRLISAGDGAEKACKKRMQLLKEINAGAR, encoded by the exons ATGAAGTGGACGAGGACGATTTCTCTGGAGGATTACGTCGATGTCCTTCACTGCGACTGGCAAGCTGACCTCACCATCAGTTGCCTCAATCAG ATCgtaagcatgcatggattcaggAAGATTATCCGAGGAAAAGCTCTCAAG AAAGTATTGGTAGATGCACTGAAGACGATCGATTTGATCGATCCTTCGCGCTCTACGGTTAAGGAGTATGTGTCTCCACACGCTTTTCTGGAGCTGGAGGAAGTGATTGCAGACCTGAATGCCCTCAACTGGCACGAGTGCCACACCACTTCCATGAAGACCATCTGCAAGGAGAATCCCCCGGCCACTAAGGATGATGCTGGTTTGCAGCTGAAAGCACTGAAATGGAAAGggaacaataaaattaaagggaaaaggaaagagaacaGAAAGGGCGATGATAGTTTGATCAGTGCGGGCGATGATAGGTTGATCAGTGCGGGCGATTATAGGTTGATCAGTGCAGGCGATGGTGCAGAAAAGGCATGCAAGAAGAGAATGCAATTGCTGAAGGAAATCAATGCTGGTGCTAGGTAA
- the LOC116197706 gene encoding inactive TPR repeat-containing thioredoxin TTL3-like isoform X1, whose product MLGERERERERGSRGDDRERERGRTDRSTKSCLVKPRKPKKKKKKKKKKKRRRLITECVQMSTVTAKQTEDAAVDSLAARFDDSLVCEPNKPDYRELDLGSPVSPLMIRNTASNGGATASSSSCSSSGSVTGKASLPRRPGTLTKHLSGELSDMSEIQSPSRRGHRRSVSAGAPLIYSSKPSAKTNTAGPPKPNSNVHLSGNICPSGKILKPNLASMYGCRSTMLGSGTGNYGHGSVIRRAAERANGTLVGDNGESIFKQGMASTDPEEVKEAGNQLHRRGSFDEALALYDRAISILPENSLLRGNRAATLTALGRLPEAVRECEEAVRLNPGYRRARQRLASLYLRLGQVENARFHLNYPGQQIDPSDLQKLHLIDKHIKSCTDARKMGDWKTAMREADAAIAVGADSSPQLVACKAEALLKFHRLQDADTTLSSILKIEQSLPPCSQTRFSGMLAEAYVLYVRSRVEMALGRFEDAIAAAEKASMIDKNSVDITIMLSNVKAVAKARARGNDLFSSGRYVEACLAYGEGLKFDSYNSVLYCNRAVCWSKLEQWEKSIEDCNQALYIQPNYTKALLRRAVSNGKLGRWAEAVKDYEVLRRELPGDNDVIESLRRAQVALKAVGGVHSANNGM is encoded by the exons ATGttaggggagagagagagagagagagagagaggtagcCGTGGAGacgacagagagagagagagagggaggacgGACAGAAGCACGAAGAGTTGTCTCGTGAAGCCGCGCAagccgaagaagaagaagaagaagaagaagaagaagaagaggaggaggttGATTACAGAAT GTGTCCAAATGTCTACTGTTACGGCGAAGCAGACCGAGGATGCGGCCGTTGATTCTCTTGCTGCTCGGTTCGATGACTCGCTCGTTTGCGAGCCCAACAAGCCGGACTACCGGGAACTCGATCTCGGGTCCCCGGTCTCGCCTCTTATGATCCGGAACACCGCCAGCAATGGCGGCGCCACCGCCTCGAGCAGCAGCTGTTCTAGCTCCGGTTCTGTCACCGGGAAAGCCAGCCTGCCCAGGAGACCCGGCACCCTGACGAAGCATCTCTCCGGGGAGCTGTCGGATATGTCGGAGATCCAATCCCCGTCGAGGCGGGGCCACCGGAGATCTGTCTCCGCTGGGGCGCCGTTGATCTATTCCAGCAAACCTTCCGCTAAAACCAATACCGCTGGACCCCCAAAACCTAATTCAAACGTGCACCTGAGCGGCAACATCTGCCCCTCTGGGAAGATCTTGAAGCCGAACCTCGCAAGCATGTACGGCTGCCGGTCCACGATGTTGGGATCGGGAACAGGGAATTATGGGCATGGGAGTGTAATTCGGAGGGCTGCAGAGCGAGCGAATGGTACCTTGGTTGGGGACAATGGGGAGTCGATCTTCAAGCAGGGGATGGCGAGTACTGATCCCGAGGAGGTGAAGGAAGCAGGCAACCAACTGCACCGGAGAGGTAGTTTTGATGAGGCATTGGCATTGTATGACCGAGCTATTTCGATTTTGCCGGAAAATTCGCTGTTAAGGGGCAACAGGGCTGCGACATTAACGGCTCTCGGGAGGTTGCCAGAGGCCGTGAGGGAATGCGAGGAGGCAGTTAGGTTGAATCCGGGCTACAGGCGCGCACGGCAGAGATTGGCTTCTCTCTATCTCAG GCTGGGGCAGGTCGAAAATGCGCGGTTCCACCTCAATTATCCTGGGCAACAAATTGACCCTAGTGACCTGCAGAAGCTACACTTGATTGACAAGCACATCAAGAGTTGCACGGATGCCCGAAAAATGGGAGACTGGAAGACTGCAATGAGGGAGGCCGATGCAGCTATTGCTGTCGGAGCAGATTCTTCTCCTCAG CTGGTTGCCTGTAAGGCGGAGGCATTGTTAAAGTTCCACAGGCTTCAAGATGCTGACACGACCCTATCGAGCATCCTGAAGATTGAACAGAGTTTGCCTCCCTGTTCACAAACAAGGTTCTCTGGCATGCTGGCAGAAGCTTACGTGCTGTATGTCCGGTCCCGGGTGGAGATGGCTTTGGGGAG GTTTGAGGATGCAATTGCAGCAGCAGAGAAAGCTAGCATGATTGATAAAAATAGTGTTGATATTACGATCATGTTGAGCAATGTAAAAGCGGTGGCAAAAGCTCGTGCTCGCGGGAATGATCTATTTAGCTCTGGTCGATATGTTGAGGCTTGCTTGGCCTATGGGGAAGGACTCAAATTTGACAGCTACAATTCAGTCCTGTACTGCAATAGAGCTGTTTGTTGGTCGAAGCTCGAACAGTGGGAGAAGTCTATTGAGGACTGCAACCAAGCTCTGTATATTCAGCCAAATTATACCAAGGCACTTCTTCGAAGGGCCGTCTCAAATGGAAAG CTTGGGCGGTGGGCAGAAGCGGTGAAAGACTATGAAGTTTTACGTAGAGAACTTCCTGGAGACAATGATGTCATTGAATCTCTGCGTCGTGCTCAAGTTGCATTGAAGGCAGTAGGGGGAGTTCATAGCGCGAACAATGGCATGTAG